In Actinomyces sp. zg-332, the following proteins share a genomic window:
- a CDS encoding UDP-N-acetylmuramate dehydrogenase: MDNNQFYISNSCSDDMYELDSGFEVKSVKTGVSPKGSFGDKPTFADLTTMCVGGSIANYVEVETELDFINAVKQADEKGEKLLVIGAGSNIVGSEENFDGSVIRDVRTGIKVIDNSACGGVSVEVVAGHPWDEFVAFTVSKGWVGLECLSGIPGTVGASPVQNIGAYGVEVQQFISKVITYDRVTKSQRTFTNSELEFAYRSSILKTSRKENNPYTGLAFGATGRYIVLKVEFQFRHASDSLPIKYKELAQYLGVNVGDRAESTKVRDAVISIRTSKGTCLNSEDVNTRSSGSYFLNPIVSCETAEKLGESAPVFDVTDYASASQIDSAGKTVAGLKKVSAAWLIQNAGFAKGYGDNKGASLSDYHVLILVNRGEATSTDIRELADEIISKVRNRYGITLEPEPVYV, encoded by the coding sequence ATGGATAACAACCAGTTTTACATTTCTAACAGTTGTTCTGATGATATGTATGAATTAGATTCTGGTTTTGAAGTTAAATCTGTTAAAACAGGAGTTTCCCCTAAAGGTAGTTTTGGTGATAAACCTACATTTGCTGATCTTACAACCATGTGTGTGGGGGGAAGTATTGCTAACTATGTTGAAGTAGAAACAGAGTTAGATTTTATAAATGCTGTGAAACAAGCTGATGAAAAAGGTGAAAAGCTTTTAGTAATTGGTGCTGGTTCGAATATTGTTGGTTCTGAAGAAAACTTTGATGGTAGTGTTATTAGAGATGTTAGGACTGGAATAAAAGTTATAGATAACAGTGCTTGTGGGGGAGTTAGTGTAGAAGTTGTTGCAGGTCACCCTTGGGATGAGTTTGTTGCTTTTACTGTTTCTAAAGGTTGGGTAGGACTTGAATGCTTGAGCGGAATACCAGGAACGGTTGGAGCTAGTCCCGTACAAAATATCGGTGCTTATGGGGTAGAAGTACAACAGTTTATTTCCAAAGTTATTACCTACGATAGAGTAACTAAGAGTCAACGTACCTTTACGAATAGTGAGCTCGAGTTTGCTTACAGGTCTTCAATTCTAAAAACTTCTCGTAAGGAAAATAATCCTTATACAGGTTTAGCATTTGGAGCAACAGGTAGATATATTGTCTTGAAAGTAGAATTTCAGTTCAGACATGCTAGTGATAGTTTACCGATTAAGTACAAAGAACTTGCACAGTATTTAGGTGTAAACGTTGGGGATAGGGCTGAATCTACAAAAGTTCGAGACGCTGTAATTAGCATTAGAACAAGTAAAGGCACTTGTTTAAATAGTGAAGATGTGAATACTCGTAGCAGTGGATCTTACTTCTTAAATCCTATTGTTTCATGTGAAACAGCTGAAAAATTGGGAGAAAGTGCTCCTGTCTTTGACGTAACTGATTATGCTAGTGCTTCTCAAATAGATAGTGCTGGAAAAACTGTTGCAGGTCTGAAGAAAGTATCAGCTGCTTGGTTAATTCAAAATGCTGGTTTTGCTAAAGGCTATGGGGATAACAAAGGTGCTAGTTTATCAGACTATCATGTGCTTATATTAGTAAACCGAGGTGAAGCTACTAGTACAGACATAAGGGAATTGGCTGACGAAATAATTTCAAAAGTTAGAAATAGATATGGAATTACTTTAGAGCCTGAACCTGTGTATGTATAA
- a CDS encoding MFS transporter translates to MNDTLDNKKFIDKKVVRKASFATFALFFIFGTLVNSWYSRIPSVRDSMDLSALELSQILIVAALGSILGLPFVGYMNEKFGARKVIIISISGFVFLMFGVLYSLCTKNIVMVCIYLFLAHFVMSFCEGTVNIEGGRIEIAMQKSIISAYHGGFSLGTVFSAIVASIVSHLGVSIYYHLTSIYILSLILMVIASVYILPYEYLRTVFMFGYIPPKDADKNDKVDSADKNLENQGQGTKTRNSAWFEKRTLLIGVTILGSALTEGAANDWLSLSLVQSFGKTEAFGAMALGIFVASMTITRMSASPFVGKFGRVRVLRFCTALGGIGLLLFVFSPWVELCLVGIVAWAIGSALGFPLGMSAASDDPLKASERVAVTSTIGYGAFFLGPAIVGFIAEYVGYRMSLVVIMIPIVLALIFIPVLKPLPTRDMMEAEKIK, encoded by the coding sequence ATGAATGACACACTTGATAATAAAAAATTTATAGATAAAAAAGTTGTTAGAAAAGCCTCTTTTGCTACTTTTGCTCTATTTTTCATATTTGGAACTCTAGTAAATTCATGGTACTCACGTATCCCATCAGTGAGAGACAGCATGGACTTATCAGCCCTAGAATTATCTCAGATACTTATTGTAGCTGCTTTAGGATCAATACTAGGTTTGCCATTCGTTGGCTACATGAATGAAAAATTTGGGGCAAGAAAAGTAATCATTATCTCAATTAGTGGTTTTGTATTCCTTATGTTTGGGGTTTTATACTCCTTGTGCACTAAAAATATAGTAATGGTTTGTATTTACTTATTTTTAGCGCATTTTGTAATGTCTTTTTGTGAAGGAACAGTAAATATTGAGGGTGGAAGAATTGAAATTGCTATGCAAAAGTCAATTATTTCTGCTTATCACGGAGGATTTTCTCTGGGAACTGTTTTTTCAGCTATAGTTGCTTCAATTGTTTCACATTTAGGGGTAAGTATTTACTACCACTTGACATCAATTTATATACTTTCATTAATCTTAATGGTTATCGCTAGTGTATATATTTTGCCTTACGAATACTTGCGTACAGTCTTTATGTTCGGTTATATTCCACCTAAAGATGCTGATAAAAATGACAAAGTTGATTCTGCTGATAAAAACTTAGAAAATCAAGGGCAGGGAACTAAGACAAGAAATAGTGCTTGGTTTGAAAAACGTACTTTGCTCATTGGCGTAACAATTTTAGGCTCTGCATTAACTGAGGGAGCTGCTAACGACTGGTTATCCCTGTCCTTAGTGCAGTCTTTCGGGAAAACTGAAGCTTTTGGGGCTATGGCATTAGGAATATTTGTTGCAAGCATGACAATTACTCGTATGTCTGCTAGTCCGTTTGTAGGAAAGTTTGGGCGAGTCAGAGTTCTAAGGTTCTGTACTGCTTTAGGTGGTATAGGCTTATTGCTCTTTGTGTTCTCTCCGTGGGTAGAGCTGTGCTTAGTTGGTATTGTTGCTTGGGCTATAGGCTCAGCTTTGGGATTTCCGCTCGGCATGTCTGCTGCTTCTGATGATCCTTTGAAAGCTTCAGAACGTGTGGCTGTTACATCAACTATTGGATACGGTGCCTTCTTCTTGGGACCAGCAATAGTGGGGTTTATAGCAGAGTATGTTGGATACCGTATGTCTCTAGTGGTTATTATGATTCCTATAGTATTAGCTTTAATATTTATCCCAGTTTTAAAACCACTTCCCACAAGAGATATGATGGAAGCTGAAAAAATAAAATAA
- the rpmG gene encoding 50S ribosomal protein L33, which translates to MASKSADVRPKITLACSECKERNYITKKNRRNTPDRLELAKYCPRCNAKTAHRETR; encoded by the coding sequence GTGGCTAGTAAGTCTGCTGATGTCCGTCCAAAGATTACTTTGGCTTGCTCAGAATGTAAAGAGCGTAATTACATCACTAAGAAGAACCGTCGCAACACACCAGACCGCTTAGAATTGGCTAAGTACTGCCCACGTTGCAACGCTAAAACAGCTCATCGTGAAACACGTTAA